The sequence below is a genomic window from Thalassobaculum sp. OXR-137.
TCGGGCGCGAACGGCCACGTCTCCGCCCCTGATCCGGTGGCATTTTTTTGTCCGACAATCATACCGAAAATCTGAGCATATCCGGAGGCGGGCGCAAGGGAGAATTGCGCCCGTCGCGGATCGACCCGATTCCACGGCTCTTCGGCGTGTGGGCGGGATGGGACCCGGGTATCGTGCCGGACACCGGGCGTAGGGTCTACGCGCCCAGGGCCTGGGCCGGCGGGACCGGCCGCCTGTTGGTTCCCGATATCCGCCGGACAAGCCGGGCCAGAACCAGGAGCGCAAGACCGACCGGCACGGCGATGGCGATCTCGCGACCCATGTGCCCGATGAGCGCAGCCTCGATCACGAAGGCGGCGCCACAGGCCAGGAGGCTGGTGATCAGGGTGCCGGCCATCGCCGGCACGAAATAGTCGTCGGAAGAGGCCGGCGCCTTGGCAACGAACCGGTGCGTCAGCACGAGCAGGACAATCCCGGCGCCCAACAGGAGGGTGCCGACGAGCAAATCGACCCAGACGGAAGACATGGGAGAGCTTTCAACGGCTCAGGACAAGGACCGCCAGACGAGCCGCCACTGGTGGTCCGCCGTATGTGGGGATGCCGGGCCGGCGGCAGAATAGATCCAGGACCGAACTTGCCATGCTTGCCGCGCAGGCCGCGACCGCGCGGGATGCGAAAATACCCTTTCAGGCTCGGTCAGCGCGATCGGGCCGCTACAGGCCGAGGTCCGACAGGCCGGCATGATCCTGCGGGCGCGGGCCCTGGGGCCAGTGGAACAGCCGTTGGTCCGCCGTGATCGCCAGATCGTTGATCGAGGCGATCCGACGCTGCATCAGGCCGTCGGGCGCGAACTCCCAGTTCTCGTTGCCATAGGCCCGGAACCAGGACCCGGCGTCGTCCCGGTACTCGTAGGCGAAGCGGACGGCGATGCGGTTATCGGTGAAGGCCCAGAGTTCCTTGATCAGCCGGTAGTCGTGTTCGCGCGCCCATTTGCGGGTCAGAAACGCGACGATCCGGTCGCGCCCGGAAAAGATCTCCGCGCGGTTCCGCCACTGGCTGTCGGGCGTATAGGCCAGCGACACCTGTTCGGGCGACCGCCCGTTCCAGGCATCTTCGGCCTTGCGCACCTTGAGCGCGGCGCTCTCCGCGTCGAAGGGCGGGAGGGGTGGACGGCTCATCGCCTGTCTCCTTGTCTCTTCATGCTGAGCGGCGTGCCGCGGGCGCGAGGGGGGCGGCCCGCGGCACGTCGAAGGGTCAGGCGGCGCTGGCGCTCACCGCGGGGAAATCGATCGGGGTGCCGAACGCCTC
It includes:
- a CDS encoding nuclear transport factor 2 family protein — protein: MSRPPLPPFDAESAALKVRKAEDAWNGRSPEQVSLAYTPDSQWRNRAEIFSGRDRIVAFLTRKWAREHDYRLIKELWAFTDNRIAVRFAYEYRDDAGSWFRAYGNENWEFAPDGLMQRRIASINDLAITADQRLFHWPQGPRPQDHAGLSDLGL